One window from the genome of Dermacentor variabilis isolate Ectoservices unplaced genomic scaffold, ASM5094787v1 scaffold_13, whole genome shotgun sequence encodes:
- the LOC142566618 gene encoding neurotrophin 1-like yields the protein MRVMFDDISFSAFEPRHHPPDDDLFLVVLLPNEGGGDGDEELPPERPAPPQRRPVPSGGPPGPLGPARPSSGYPPAGEPPTGPPVVVPRPDRPGPDGDFPPCKVQGENFCVLTNDYPSDYVGKMVERDLKKIKIMYEELQTVGDPELFPNHLGTGPAARGAFACETDAKTMRPGWAKDAVSGEWMLVINTDAFPQKVRTESCRKPDEPCSFIAPFYESTCQQRYSLHRLLALHPWNPERSPQVTLFKFPAGCSCRVDASGGAAQPQSYKK from the exons GCATCATCCACCGGATGACGATTTGTTCCTAGTTGTGTTGCTTCCGAACGAAGGCGGAGGTGACGGCGACGAAGAGCTGCCCCCAGAACGACCCGC GCCGCCCCAGAGGCGACCCGTCCCTTCGGGAGGACCTCCTGGGCCCCTGGGTCCTGCCAGGCCGAGCTCTGGCTACCCTCCTGCAGGAGAGCCCCCAACTGGCCCACCCGTGGTGGTACCGCGACCCGACAGGCCTGGTCCAGATGGCGATTTCCCGCCTTGCAAAGTACAAGGGGAAAACTTCTGTGTCCTCACTAACGACTACCCATC CGACTACGTGGGAAAGATGGTGGAGCGCGACCTGAAAAAGATCAAAATCATGTACGAGGAGCTGCAGACCGTCGGCGACCCCGAGCTCTTCCCCAACCACCTGGGCACCGGGCCGGCAGCGCGCGGAGCGTTCGCCTGCGAGACCGACGCGAAAACGATGCGGCCTGGCTGGGCCAAGGACGCCGTCTCGGGGGAGTGGATGCTCGTCATCAACACGGACGCCTTCCCGCAGAAAgtgcgaacagaaagctgcag AAAACCGGACGAGCCGTGCTCCTTCATCGCGCCGTTCTACGAGTCGACGTGCCAGCAGCGCTACAGCCTGCACCGGCTGCTGGCGCTGCACCCGTGGAACCCCGAGAGGAGCCCGCAGGTGACGCTCTTCAAGTTCCCCGCCGGCTGCTCGTGCCGCGTCGACGCCAGCGGAGGCGCCGCCCAGCCGCAGTCGTACAAGAAGTGA